One Dysidea avara chromosome 7, odDysAvar1.4, whole genome shotgun sequence genomic region harbors:
- the LOC136260295 gene encoding SANT and BTB domain regulator of class switch recombination-like — MQPSRNEASKALALDIMLRTFMNSTEFQNLKFKNWESIAKLIPGTTAKQCSHRWEELKACGGSVTGDYSGLTALGRPLSSSHSSSLAHKPPRGAGNMEQRSLKTSTSSVLTSEPQSYQSRMHRSKSDIGFRLQPSQVQQTVHREMGQAVDVSMDAKHEEKEQLPKATLVKSVNGVDGPSIVVHVCDEAKNVKKDFMCPRDLLVKEMYYFADYLSSGTHHYDDVDISVHCDIGIFDWLMQYVKRGLLEDTAGNFVSEPLKKPSFKPGNVISILISSNFLKMPNLVEECLTYCHDHMSEIVQLPCNMSCLNDELLSRLANKFTIIECEDLLDKKDRVKNKLFANKIQQLFEPTFSTNCSPNNASTLYRCQHCHTLLTTDQSSKLPCALERLFVDCKGKISFKHERDPSWDVNNYLISLKDEGLNWRVIFWRLWGIVNDLCCSECAQVFQCGSLATCPYHPQSTNLSVAGPTYYLCCRQSCNAFNTLSISKSGCRLRDHTVKLADNNPSVASQPPSLSSHSAHHISKFTTPGTRVRQKSAPSSIATPTNSLCRRNKEDRTNCTKIVYDILIAHRDVICSEKSQTDLIFRSNSMVNIFQQEYGKTQSRPSTASTVNSDSITTTSCLSRETSQSSVRSTHQHQRNRTKGRRHHQEECYSDVEEDEVELHSVSSQMTDDENCANWKWDTSKTKLWNEDTQRKHDEKMLKAVLSARLAMASQQGSHPAQKKTFNKRKEVSASGIYAKLEAQFRASMAARSQNGMTVGSNRMARDKRHRPI, encoded by the exons ATGCAGCCAAGTCGTAACGAGGCTTCAAAGGCTTTAGCCTTGGACATAATGTTGAGGACTTTCATGAACTCAACCGAGTTTCAGAATTTGAAGTTCAAAAACTGGGAATCAATTGCTAAGTTGATTCCAGGGACAACCGCTAAACAG TGTTCACACCGCTGGGAAGAGCTGAAAGCCTGTGGGGGCAGCGTAACTGGCGATTACTCTGGTCTGACCGCGCTGGGAAGGCCTCTGTCTTCATCTCACAGTTCAAGCCTGGCTCACAAACCACCTAGAGGAGCTGGAAACATGGAACAGAGAAGTTTGAAGACCAGTACAAGTAGTGTACTCACAAGTGAACCACAGTCTTATCAGTCGAGAATGCACCGGAGCAAAAGTGACATTGGGTTCCGGCTGCAACCCTCTCAGGTGCAGCAAACAGTACATAG GGAGATGGGCCAAGCTGTGGACGTGAGCATGGATGCAAAGCACGAGGAAAAGGAACAACTACCTAAGGCAACTCTTGT TAAAAGTGTGAATGGTGTGGATGGTCCCAGCATTGTTGTCCATGTATGTGATGAGGCAAAGAATG TCAAGAAAGACTTCATGTGCCCCAGAGACTTGCTGGTTAAAGAGATGTACTATTTTGCTGACTACCTATCCTCTGGTACTCATCATTATGATGATGTGGACATTTCAGTACATTGTGATATTGGCATCTTTGATTGGCTGATGCAGTATGTGAAACGTGGCTTGTTGGAGGATACTGCTGGCAATTTTGTCAGTGAACCTCTCAAGAAACCTTCTTTca AGCCAGGGAATGTTATCTCAATTCTGATCTCGTCAAACTTTTTGAAAATGCCTAACCTG GTTGAAGAGTGTCTGACTTATTGTCATGACCACATGTCAGAGATTGTCCAGTTACCGTGTAACATGAGTTGTCTCAATGATGAGCTGTTGAGCAGACTAGCCAACAAGTTCACCATCATTGAATGTGAAGACCTACTTGATAAAAAAGACCGTGTTAAAAA CAAACTGTTTGCAAACAAAATCCAGCAGTTGTTCGAACCGACCTTTTCAACCAACTGTTCACCAAACAATGCATCCACACTTTATCG CTGTCAACACTGTCACACACTACTCACCACAGACCAGTCCAGTAAACTGCCTTGTGCCCTTGAGag GCTGTTTGTGGACTGTAAAGGAAAAATCAGCTTCAAGCATGAAAG GGACCCTAGCTGGGACGTCAACAACTATTTGATATCATTAAAAGATGAAGGACTAAACTGGCGTGTCATTTTCTGGAGGCTGTGGGGAATAGTGAATGATCTGTGCTGTTCAGAGTGTGCGCAAGTGTTCCAGTGTGGCTCTCTAGCTACTTGTCCCTATCACCCTCAGTCAACCAACCTGTCTGTGGCTGGACCAACTTACTACCTTTGTTGTCGACAGTCATGCAATGCTTTTAACACTCTATCTATCTCTAAG TCAGGGTGTCGACTAAGAGACCACACTGTGAAACTTGCAGACAATAATCCTAGTGTAGCATCACAACCACCATCACTTAGTTCACACAGTGCACATCATATCAGCAAGTTCACCACACCCGGAACTAGAGTGCGGCAGAAATCAGCTCCATCATCtatagccacacccactaatagCTTGTGCAGGAGAAACAAGGAGGACAGAACTAACTGTACCAAGATTGTGTATGACATTTTGATTGCTCACCGTGATGTGATTTGCAGTGAAAAGTCACAGACAGACTTGATATTCAGGAGCAACAGTATGGTCAACATTTTCCAACAGGAGTATGGGAAGACACAGTCCCGACCCAGTACTGCCAGTACAGTTAACTCAGATAGCATTACTACAACAAGTTGTCTATCTCGTGAAACAAGTCAGTCGAGTGTGAGGAGCACACACCAACACCAGCGTAACAGGACTAAGGGCCGACGCCATCATCAAGAAGAGTGCTACTCCGATGTGGAGGAGGATGAAGTTG AGCTCCACTCTGTCAGCAGCCAAATGACTGATGATGAAAACTGTGCCAACTGGAAGTGGGACACCTCTAAAACCAAACTGTGGAATGAAGACACACAAAGAAAACATG ATGAAAAGATGTTGAAAGCCGTACTGAGTGCTCGACTAGCCATGGCCTCTCAACAAGGTAGTCATCCAGCTCAAAAGAAAACTTTCAACAAGAGGAAAGAA GTATCTGCCAGTGGGATCTATGCCAAGCTGGAGGCTCAGTTTAGAGCATCAATGGCTGCTAGATCACAAAATGGAATGACTGTTGGTTCCAACAGAATGGCAAGAGACAAACGTCACAGACCAATCTAA
- the LOC136260291 gene encoding uncharacterized protein, with the protein MTTEHTNKMRGLVEELLNTISGQEKAIEEQQKYIAELQEERNSLRTLIDTLMKDMEEIKRNRESREQLFVGGQPSVSPVTEVDEVDYDSQQKELSKEEHMKSVTTKVNGTTENGTLDSIGESNSRTTENGSLDITEENDAVKKISQLSDVEEENTVKKLSRSKTDSDLLKEHSKLTKSHLKSGEYPQIPPKPILSNRSATVSIVDSSSSTTSSPTSPKTWPTSPVSPNTSPSSLESPKGAQKSRGFIGALRSKSPNSPSRSKSPAKKSGTVKFSHTKDFDDDIPMRDTRSATMSSQQAFHEHHMNKQRRNKKTSNDKTSRRLSASNLKRATGIDSGSKFGYQFSPDMEERLQMKIEQGIESTYGSIERCIHAASVIQRYYRRWKMRQRFKALRKEVASVSVIRPRAASMKIPMRSHSIRYKSSNAGSVSILDEFPEIKMLTTRIQSRSKALYHPLQNKSTDVGPTARLRREASLEIQETTMVITDRSVTPSSDVDVVEERSDDVFTSTLPSSPEVVLSDSSSDLGAQLQPPCVPLSISADFLTSKLLDDKQSRPHSVSIVSHFARSKSVEDFMGVDDHTGGPKMPVLKPHESATSLKKKTNIGITLFNRKPAKGILYMVLQGILQDSPEDVAHFIKAQYGLSKAMIGKFFSDLHNEFSMSVLEALVNSMKFTDKPIDEALRCLQEAFQITGEAQLIERIVSIFAGKYFNDNVSGAVSSEDAAFVLSYAIMMLNTDLHSPQVRHHMTTNEWIKMNKGNNNGENFPQEFLIQIYERIQKEPFRPGTDHVAEVEAIQKVITGADCPNIAMPHRQLRLKVTVNEVAERNPLVFSNHHVRVLFIFNDLLLVCKPSGAKKQNPTYSYRSCFSLLNTVCIQCDSLKKYKHGVQLISTLDNKKLITCSCDNIVNQTQLLKKLNESIQEVSDLEKLRIATQSQPSNRRTSIGAKERQSNRKVSGPITIANEEHELSSDAMVISRSNTLVKSGSFHALSDIDESDSLSDCTIASSPRSPLCNSASVDGGTHGNHNFSPVGRQPQRTKTPPKSQRYSVNNNPVERSDSSSNLKLSGSPKTGTGFLRKLKGKSGTYSVHT; encoded by the exons ATGACTACGGAACATACCAATAAAATGCGTGGGCTCGTTGAAGAGCTTTTGAATACGATTAGCGGACAGGAGAAGGCAATCGAAGAACAGCAGAAATACATTGCGGAGTTGCAGGAAGAAAGAAACAGTCTGAGAACCCTAATCGACACGCTTATGAAAGATATGGAAGAAATCAAAAGAAATAGAGAATCTCGGGAACAGTTATTCGT AGGCGGGCAACCATCAGTGTCTCCTGTTACAGAAGTGGACGAGGTTGATTATGACAGTCAACAGAAAGAACTATCCAAGGAAGAACATATGAAATCAGTCACTACCAAAGTTAATGGGACAACAGAAAATGGCACTTTAGATTCTATAGGGGAAAGCAATTCTAGGACTACAGAGAATGGTAGTTTAGATATCACAGAGGAAAATGATGCGGTTAAAAAGATATCGCAGCTGTCTGATGTGGAGGAAGAGAATACAGTCAAAAAACTATCGCGTTCTAAGACTGACTCTGATTTGTTAAAAGAACACAGCAAGCTAACAAAATCTCATTTAAAGTCAGGGGAGTACCCTCAGATTCCTCCAAAGCCAATACTATCCAATCGTTCAGCTACAGTGAGTATTGTTGATAGCAGCAGCAGTACCACGAGCAGTCCTACAAGCCCAAAGACGTGGCCTACAAGTCCAGTTAGTCCTAATACTAGCCCATCAAGTCTTGAGTCACCAAAAGGTGCGCAAAAGTCCAGGGGCTTCATTGGTGCTTTGCGATCCAAAAGTCCTAATTCACCAAGTCGATCTAAAAGTCCTGCAAAAAAGAGTGGGACAGTTAAGTTTTCACATACCAAGGACTTTGATGATGACATTCCTATGCGGGACACTCGGTCAGCTACAATGAGTTCACAACAAGCATTTCATGAGCACCACATGAATAAACAGAGAAGAAACAAGAAAACCAGTAATGACAAGACTTCTCGTAGGCTCAGTGCATCTAATTTGAAAAGGGCAACAGGTATAGACAGTGGTAGTAAGTTTGGTTATCAGTTTTCACCAGACATGGAAGAGAGACTGCAGATGAAGATTGAACAAGGCATAGAGAGCACTTATGGTTCTATTGAGAGGTGTATACATGCTGCATCTGTTATTCAACGATATTACAGGCGATGGAAAATGAGACAAAGATTTAAGGCCTTGCGCAAAGAGGTGGCATCGGTTTCTGTCATACGTCCCCGAGCTGCTTCAATGAAAATTCCCATGAGATCTCATTCAATACGATACAAAAGCAGTAACGCAGGTTCTGTATCCATTTTGGATGAGTTCCCAGAAATCAAAATGCTCACCACTCGAATACAAAGCCGTAGCAAAGCACTGTACCATCCTCTACAAAACAAGAGCACTGATGTTGGTCCTACAGCACGGCTACGAAGAGAGGCGTCTTTAGAAATACAAGAAACAACGATGGTGATTACTGACAGGTCTGTTACTCCTAGTAGTGATGTAGATGTTGTTGAAGAAAGAAGTGATGACGTGTTTACTTCTACGCTACCATCCAGTCCTGAGGTTGTCCTTTCTGATTCCAGTTCCGATTTGGGAGCACAGCTTCAACCTCCATGTGTTCCATTGTCAATATCTGCTGACTTTCTGACTAGTAAACTTCTTGATGACAAGCAATCGCGTCCACATTCTGTCAGTATTGTGTCCCACTTTGCACGAAGCAAAAGCGTAGAGGATTTTATGGGTGTCGACGATCATACTGGTGGGCCGAAAATGCCAGTGCTCAAGCCACATGAGAGTGCCACATCACTGAAGAAGAAGACCAACATTGGCATCACTTTATTTAACAG GAAACCAGCAAAGGGAATTCTGTACATGGTACTACAGGGGATACTGCAGGACTCTCCAGAGGATGTTGCTCACTTTATAAAGGCCCAATACGGACTGAGTAAGGCCATGATTGGAAAGTTTTTTAGCGATCTTCACAATGAATTTAGCATGAGCGTACTAGA GGCATTAGTAAACAGTATGAAGTTCACTGACAAGCCTATAGATGAGGCATTAAGATGTCTACAAGAAGCCTTTCAAATCACA GGAGAAGCACAGCTGATTGAAAGGATTGTCTCA ATTTTTGCTGGCAAATACTTCAATGACAATGTGTCTGGTGCAGTGTCCTCAGAGGATGCTGCATTTGTTCTTTCCTATGCCATCATGATGTTGAACACTGATTTACATTCACCGCAAGTGCGACATCACATGACCACCAATGAGTGGATCAAGATGAACAAAG GAAATAACAATGGTGAGAATTTTCCTCAAGAATTTTTGATACAGATATATGAACGTATACAAAAG GAGCCATTTAGACCTGGTACAGATCACGTTGCTGAAGTGGAGGCTATACAGAAGGTGATAACaggagctgactgccca AACATAGCAATGCCTCACAGACAATTAAGACTCAAGGTTACAGTGAACGAAGTTGCAGAAAGAAACCCACTTGTCTTTTCCAACCACCATGTTCGTGTACTCTTCATCTTCAATGATTTGTTGCTG GTATGCAAGCCTTCTGGTGCCAAGAAACAGAACCCAACATACTCATATCGATCATGTTTCTCACTTCTCAACACCGTTTGTATCCAGTGTGATTCACTGAAAA AGTACAAGCATGGTGTCCAACTGATATCAACATTGGATAACAAGAAATTGATCACTTGCAGTTGTGACAATATTGTCAATCAAACACAACTACTGAAAAAACTGAATGAGTCCATTCAAGAG GTAAGCGACTTAGAAAAGCTGCGCATTGCCACGCAGAGCCAGCCAAGTAACAGAAGAACAAGCATTGGTGCCAAGGAGAGACAAAGTAATCGGAAAGTCAGTGGTCCCATCACcattgcaaatgaagaacacgaATTATCATCAGATGCCATGGTGATCAGTAGAT cgaACACCTTGGTGAAGAGTGGCAGTTTCCATGCCCTGTCAGATATTGAT GAGAGTGATTCATTGTCAGATTGCACAATAGCCAGTTCCCCACGTTCACCTCTCTGCAACAGTGCTTCTGTGGATGGAGGGACTCATGGTAATCATAATTTCTCGCCTGTTGGCCGTCAACCACAGCGCACTAAAACACCACCAAAATCACAAAGATACTCTGTTAataataaccctgtagagaggtcagacAGCAGCAGCAATTTGAAACTATCTGGCTCTCCAAAGACTGGTACTGGCTTTCTTCGCAAACTCAAGGGCAAGTCAGGAACTTACTCAGTACACACCTAA
- the LOC136260299 gene encoding protein DD3-3-like, whose protein sequence is MTVLLKIACLVTLIGICVGDVYMHNPRGSNNRLNERSANRNNANRLFDSQNNNRGGYNAGDQDTGAFNTEDEIYYMKFFQSGPPMNGGGRSNLVVEWTNQHGCGGDEDDDPHKLNCNMVLQYMCQPGDETDNDNLERSDLRNGVNTGTQNYQQPPNNGVGNPANDENRRNQEQINRGLHETYNWYDACYTRRRNEGLFTADQVLRQNNRGVSSAIYTRQNPNGNRRGYECPEERDYYPYWHPTPWRDIAVLADNDTQCNFYQRESNNIVPRGMCQETYSGGEPKYWSEYNTEESCVNGTRDNGNTIGTWVWLYAYLEIDSVNTTPDDCAAANNADGYTRVWAQPWLHEEPTCLILPPVPVCRPAEWSRVNHLGNGRNGVPLNFTWNLPYFPSGNAQRCVLRLRYNISTDDYDPFNTNSYHNQDLVNGVRSPVEQNPNVNIGSTTNKPLRLAINTAQFGRTFQDRSHVFILRPRPLTFTGLDEEMTRSLNIHNLNVRGKRGNIVQTFPSVEYDFIPNKLAIDPTDAVHIQWTGSNTHNNGNPAGDGQAGDAGEGTRGTDRHNIVEIPEPNSNYPTPYELTTMWRNISILWRSYTDPNSNGERNTALAFSSAGYYHCLTGCTESVEDKTQLNNLLNNAPASFEGALVRFQVGVYHYICSRNNNFTNRSQKGTITVRSV, encoded by the exons ATGACGGTCCTACTGAAAATCGCTTGTTTAGTAACACTGATCGGAATATGCGTTGGCGACGTTTATATGCACAATCCCCGAGGTAGTAACAACAGGTTAAACGAGAGATCAGCAAACAGAAACAACGCGAACAGATTATTTGACTCTCAA AACAACAACCGTGGCGGATACAACGCTGGAGATCAGGATACGGGAGCGTTTAACACTGAAGATGAGATCTATTACATG AAATTTTTCCAAAGTGGACCACCAATGAATGGTGGGGGGAGATCGAACCTTGTAGTGGAATGGACGAATCAGCACGGGTGCGGAGGAGATGAAGACGACGACCCACACAAGCTGAACTGCAATATGGTGTTGCAATACATGTGCCAACCAGGAGACGAAACGGATAATG ACAATCTCGAACGCTCTGATCTCCGTAATGGCGTCAATACTGGCACACAGAATTATCAGCAGCCACCTAATAATGGTGTTGGAAATCCTGCTAATGATGAGAATAGGAGAAATCAGGAGCAAATAAATCGGGGTCTGCACGAAACCTACAATTGGTATGATGCTTGCTACACCAGAAGGAGGAATGAAG GGCTGTTTACTGCTGACCAAGTTTTGCGTCAGAATAACCGAGGAGTCTCATCAGCAATCTATACACGACAAAACCCAAATGGCAATCGCCGTGGTTACGAATGTCCTGAAGAGAGAGATTATTACCCCTACTGGCATCCAACCCCATGGAGGGACATAGCTGTTTTGGCTGACAATGATACCCAGTGTAACTTCTATCAACGAGAGAGTAACAACATTGTCCCAAGAGGAATGTGTCAAGAAACCTACTCAGGTGGTGAACCAAAGTACTGGTCAGAGTACAACACTGAGGAATCGTGCGTAAATGGGACCC GTGACAATGGTAATACCATTGGTACATGGGTTTGGCTATATGCTTATTTGGAAATTGACTCTGTTAATACGACTCCAGATGATTGTGCAGCAGCAAACAATGCTGATGGTTACACTCGTGTGTGGGCCCAGCCATGGCTTCATGAAGAACCAACTTGTCTCATCCTGCCACCTGTACCAGTCTGCAGACCAGCAGAGTGGTCTAGGGTCAACCACCTTGGCAATGGCAGAAATGGAGTCCCTCTTAATTTCACCTGGAATCTACCTTATTTCCCATCAGGAAATGCACAGAGATGTGTCCTGAGGCTAAG GTATAACATTTCTACTGATGATTATGATCCTTTTAACACTAATTCTTACCACAACCAGGACCT GGTTAATGGTGTAAGATCACCAGTTGAACAGAATCCTAATGTTAACATTGGCTCTACCACTAACAAGCCTTTAAGATTGGCCATCAATACAGCACAATTTGGTCGTACCTTCCAGGATCGTTCACATGTCTTCATACTACGTCCCAGGCCCCTCACATTTACTGGCTTGGATGAAGAAATGACTCGAAGCCTCAACATTCATAACCTGAACGTGCGTGGCAAACGAGGCAACATTGTTCAGACATTCCCATCTGTGGAATATGACTTCATACCTAACAAGTTGGCTATAGATCCTACTGATGCTGTCCACATACAATGGACGG GCTCCAATACACACAATAATGGTAACCCAGCTGGTGATGGACAAGCTGGTGATGCTGGTGAGGGAACCAGAG GTACGGATCGTCACAACATAGTTGAGATTCCTGAACCCAATTCAAACTATCCAACTCCTTATGAGCTaaccaccatgtggagaaaCATCTCCATTCTGTGGAGGTCTTACACTGATCCTAATAGTAATGGTGAACGGAACACTGCTCTGGCCTTCTCCAGTGCTGGGTATTACCATTGCTTAACTGGTTGTACAGAAAGTGTAGAGGACAAGACTCAACTTAACAATCTCCTCAACAATGCCCCTGCCTCTTTTGAGGGTGCACTGGTGAGATTCCAAGTTGGCGTTTATCATTATATCTGTTCAAGGAACAATAACTTTACTAACCGAAGCCAGAAAGGCACCATCACTGTTCGAAGTGTATAA
- the LOC136260296 gene encoding protein DD3-3-like produces the protein MKVAFLVLLILAAANADMYLHNPRGSNNRLDEANRERNNANRLFDSQNNNRGGYNVGSLYYYAGSTLSVEWTNQHSCGDANNHCEIIFQYMCADHIRDGATTGTIPDRLLLCENFNCNEDIEYGMHETFDYYINCRLRRRNEGLFTADQNLRGTSAIYTRQNPGGTRRGYECPEERDYYPYWHPTPWIDVAVLTNDPTRCPYYEAESANVKSRHACIVPNELINRNLNRRTGIIPNNKMECNETDNSTWLEFAPNGRPTPLCMETPYSRDNHLGNGIGGFPNTFNWTIPNNPHENCVFRARYNISTQDYEAWNGSVSSANNTRLNNQRTNLDVFSRFNFNASTALERGYYFRNNPEVQVFEGANFDLRLAIDTSQFGRTFQDRSHTFAIRSRPENIDPSARIFNLNVRGKRGNIVQTYPGVEYDFVPNRLTLTQEDYVHIQWTGSNTNPNNNDGQGRAGSDRSNIVLLREQVYDEGTPVPEGEKFGHWGNSYPAHLDADDMSFLGLKRSLRQNLAVLDNVQFGGEMSELDDAGTYFDLGAWSVTALGTYHYLCTRNNNFSNRSQKGKIIVVRQKVATNVIGWNGGKVEVGPHEVNVPRGVLVEPAMFVMQQWPDDLAPAATRQLSGRNLDLPDDPVSEYVTVERMGGKQEGMFSVTLSVSEENDVHIIRYSGANGWNARELDTEVSNGMATAQTDEDGVFVASGSPTNYVLIGALVGSLVVVALIIGAVIIFFVIRRDKWQKVKATFKNTKTNVTRSFASKV, from the exons ATGAAAGTTGCTTTTCTGGTCTTGCTGATTTTGGCGGCGGCAAATGCCGACATGTATTTACACAACCCAAG GGGGTCTAATAATCGTTTGGATGAGGCTAACAGAGAAAGGAACAACGCAAATAG GCTGTTTGACTCACAAAACAATAACCGTGGTGGCTACAATGTGGGAAGCTTGTATTACTATGCTGGCTCGACCTTATCTGTGGAATGGACCAATCAACATTCGTGTGGTGACGCCAACAACCACTGCGAGATAATTTTCCAGTACATGTGTGCGGACCACATAAGAGATGGCGCCACAACTGGCACCATTCCTGACCGACTATTGCTCTGTGAGAACTTCAACTGTAACGAGGACATTGA GTATGGTATGCACGAGACTTTTGACTACTACATCAATTGTCGACTGCGTCGTCGTAATGAGGGACTATTCACTGCAGACCAAAACCTACGCGGTACCTCAGCCAtttacactcgtcagaaccctgGTGGAACAAGGCGTGGCTATGAATGCCCTGAAGAAAGGGACTACTATCCATACTGGCACCCAACTCCATGGATT GATGTGGCTGTGCTGACAAATGATCCCACAAGATGTCCATACTATGAGGCAGAGAGTGCCAACGTCAAGTCTCGCCATGCATGCATTGTGCCTAACGAGTTGATCAATCGAAATCTTAACAGGAGAACTGGAATCATTCCAAACAATAAAATGGAATGCAAT GAAACTGATAATTCAACATGGCTGGAATTTGCACCTAATGGACGACCAACTCCTTTATGTATGGAAACTCCTTATAGCAGAGACAACCACCTTGGAAATGGAATTGGAGGATTTCCTAACACTTTTAACTGGACTATTCCAAATAATCCACACGAGAACTGTGTATTCCGAGCAAG GTACAACATTTCCACTCAGGACTATGAGGCTTGGAATGGCAGTGTCAGCTCAGCTAACAACACTCGGTTGAACAACCAGCGAACCAATCTTGATGTATTCTCCCGATTCAATTTTAATGCTTCTACTGCATTAGAA CGTGGCTATTACTTTAGAAATAATCCTGAAGTGCAGGTGTTTGAAGGGGCAAACTTCGACTTGCGTCTTGCAATTGATACTTCTCAGTTTGGCAGAACCTTCCAGGACAG GTCACACACCTTTGCCATCCGCAGTCGCCCTGAGAATATAGATCCAAGTGCCAGAATATTTAATTTGAATGTGCGAGGAAAACGTGGCAATATTGTGCAGACATACCCTGGAGTTGAGTACGACTTTGTTCCCAACAGATTGACCTTGACCCAAGAAGACTATGTGCACATCCA GTGGACTGGATCTAATACTAATCCTAACAACAACGATGGCCAAGGACGGGCTGGGTCTGATCGTTCCAACATTGTACTTCTAAGGGAACAGGTATATGATGAAGGCACACCTGTACCTGAAGGAGAGAAGTTTGGACATTGGGGTAACTCTTATCCTGCTCATCTGGATGCTGATGACATGTCCTTCTTGGGACTCAAGCGTTCCCTGAGACAAAACCTGGCTGTGCTGGataatg TTCAGTTTGGTGGAGAGATGTCTGAGCTGGATGATGCTGGGACTTACTTTGACCTTGGGGCTTGGAGTGTGACTGCCTTGGGAACTTACCATTACCTGTGCACACGAAACAACAACTTCTCTAACCGCAGTCAGAAAGGAAAGATAATTGTCGTACGACAGAAGGTGGCTACAAATGTCATAGGCTGGAATGGAGGCAAAGTAGAAGTTGGACC TCATGAAGTAAATGTTCCAAGAGGTGTCCTAGTTGAACCAGCTATGTTTGTGATGCAGCAATGGCCGGATGACCTAGCACCAGCAGCTACAAGGCAACTGAGTGGAAGAAACTTGGATCTCCCTGATGATCCTGTTAGTGAATATGTCACTGTCGAAAGAATGGGAGGAAAACAAGAGGGCATGTTCAGTGTTACTCTGTCTGTTAGTGAAGAAAATGATGTACATATCATCCGCTACAGTGGTGCCAATGGATGGAATGCACGAGAACTTGACACAGAAGTGTCCAATGGAATGGCAACTGCTCAGACTGATGaagatggtgtctttgtagcatcAGGATCACCTACCAACTATGTCCTGATTGGTGCCCTGGTTGGTAGTCTGGTTGTCGTGGCACTCATAATTGGTGCTGTCATCATCTTCTTTGTTATTCGTCGTGATAAGTGGCAAAAGGTTAAAGCAACCTTCAAGAACACCAAGACAAATGTGACCAGGAGCTTTGCCAGCAAAGTCTAA